In Microbacterium maritypicum, the following are encoded in one genomic region:
- a CDS encoding diacylglycerol kinase family protein: MTTSAPVQRQAALIYNPIKVDGKHLRATVRDMSREAGWDHPAFYPTTIEDAGQGATAHALARNVDVVLVAGGDGTVRAVSEAIANSGVALAILPSGTGNLLARNLGLPLADPAEMIRAALGDFRHPIDIGRARLTRENGDEEEHAFVVLAGMGLDADMIANTRSDLKKSVGWIAYVDGAARSLPRAKPFRAVYQVDEGRLHSHRAYSLLFANCGTLPAGIALIPDASITDAALDIAVIQPTGVLGWFAVWRKIWWDNSVLRRFRAGRRVLERRGKNASVHFFHGAAAEAAAPTPIPIELDGDEFGAAVRITCWADPGALLLALPPGHPVHML, translated from the coding sequence ATGACCACCAGCGCCCCCGTTCAACGACAGGCGGCGCTCATCTACAACCCGATCAAGGTCGACGGCAAGCATCTGCGTGCGACGGTGCGTGATATGTCCCGCGAGGCCGGATGGGATCACCCCGCCTTCTACCCGACGACCATCGAGGATGCCGGGCAGGGTGCGACGGCTCATGCGCTCGCACGCAACGTGGATGTCGTGCTGGTCGCCGGCGGCGACGGCACCGTGCGCGCGGTCTCGGAGGCGATCGCGAACTCAGGAGTCGCCCTGGCGATCCTGCCGAGCGGCACGGGCAACCTGCTCGCGCGCAATCTCGGCCTGCCGCTCGCCGATCCGGCGGAGATGATCCGTGCGGCGCTCGGCGACTTCCGCCATCCGATCGACATCGGCCGGGCGCGACTGACCCGTGAGAACGGCGACGAGGAGGAGCACGCGTTCGTGGTGCTGGCCGGCATGGGGCTGGACGCCGACATGATCGCCAACACCCGCTCGGATCTGAAGAAGTCCGTGGGATGGATCGCCTACGTCGACGGTGCCGCCCGCTCCCTCCCCCGCGCGAAGCCGTTCCGCGCCGTGTACCAGGTCGATGAGGGCCGACTGCATTCGCACCGTGCGTACAGTCTGCTCTTCGCGAACTGCGGCACCCTTCCCGCCGGCATCGCCCTCATCCCGGACGCATCGATCACGGATGCCGCCCTCGACATCGCCGTCATCCAACCCACCGGAGTGCTCGGCTGGTTCGCCGTGTGGCGCAAGATCTGGTGGGACAACTCCGTACTGCGGCGCTTCCGCGCGGGGCGCCGTGTGCTCGAACGTCGCGGCAAGAACGCGTCGGTGCACTTCTTCCACGGGGCCGCGGCCGAAGCCGCCGCTCCGACTCCGATTCCGATCGAGCTCGACGGGGACGAGTTCGGCGCCGCCGTGCGCATCACGTGCTGGGCCGACCCCGGTGCGCTGCTGCTCGCGCTGCCGCCCGGCCACCCGGTTCACATGCTCTGA
- a CDS encoding RNA polymerase sigma factor produces the protein MHDGSDDATRAVLSGLITAEPDRLRRRSISLGVPAADAEDAAQTSLLRAWRSVAHLETPEPGRVCSWLDAIARNVAIDLARQRARRPEAVLDDDTAGEQTGVDAAVEIRVFLDGALEALHSLPETICEPLLLAVVDGLSADEVAARLGIEPAAARQRISRARKALRACRTTGMGDG, from the coding sequence ATGCACGATGGTTCCGACGACGCGACCCGCGCGGTGCTCTCCGGACTGATCACGGCGGAACCCGACCGACTCCGTCGCCGCAGCATCTCGTTGGGGGTACCCGCTGCGGATGCCGAAGACGCTGCGCAGACCTCCCTGCTGCGCGCCTGGCGCTCGGTCGCGCATCTCGAGACACCGGAACCCGGCCGCGTATGTTCCTGGCTCGACGCCATCGCGCGGAACGTCGCCATCGACCTGGCTCGGCAGCGTGCGCGCCGGCCGGAGGCCGTTCTCGACGACGACACCGCCGGCGAGCAGACGGGCGTGGATGCCGCGGTGGAGATCCGCGTGTTCCTCGACGGCGCGCTCGAGGCTCTGCATTCGCTGCCGGAGACCATCTGTGAGCCCCTGCTGCTGGCCGTCGTCGACGGTCTCTCCGCGGACGAGGTGGCAGCACGCCTCGGGATCGAGCCCGCAGCCGCGCGGCAACGGATCTCGCGGGCACGCAAGGCGCTGCGGGCCTGCCGCACGACAGGCATGGGTGACGGCTGA